CTTTTCTCTCGTTTTGACTCGAGTCTTAACCGTCCGACCCGACCTCAGACTCTTTCTTCCCGACCTATTTGACTCTCTGGCCGTAGTTATTTAGGTGGTATTCCGAGATCGAATTCCTCCCAGGAACACACGAAACAAAGATATGAACTGGGTAAATAGAAATGGAAAAGAGATGTTTCTATTTCATCCAAATTAGTTGCTTTTTCTACATCCATATGATCTACTAAAGTAGATCGGTATTGACCATATAATAAAAGCAGATCTTGGTCCATGGAGTCCCAAGAAGGTAAGAACTCCAACCTGTCCGATGCTTCTTCGGCCAAATACGATATACAAGTGGGACCTGCACTATGAGCAAGCTGTGCGAAAAACCGCTTCTTTTTTCCGGTTCCGAAACAACTTGGGCGAAATAGGGTTCTACCGGGAAACCATGGATTTTTGAGTTTTCGCCATTGGTTACTGGTTGAGCCACTGGAATGGAATGAGATAAGAATCTCTGGAGATCTTTCCTCTCCACTTACTCGTAACAGGCTTTTCTTCTGTAGAAGACTTCTTCCGAATGGCATAATTGTCCGACACTACCTTCCTCGATCTTCAAAGAAAACTGACTCCTCCTACTCCTCCTTCTCCTGACGGATAGGATCCTCCTTGGTCCTTCTTTCACTAATGGTCTCACCATTTTCTAGTAGTAGTAGTTCGCGCGAGGGACTATCCTTTCTATCGCTTGCCCTTGCCTTTCACTCTCATTTGGTCTCTTTCTTCTAAAAAATAAAGCGAAGCAAAGCGCATGGCAAAGAAGCAGCCAGCTGACTGCCCCCTTCCACTCGGCCTTTCTTCGCTGTGTGAATAAGGTCTTAGTCTGTATGGGCATTCTGGGCAGGCCGCAATAAGTCGCTAGTCGAAGGTTTAGACCAATCGCAATTCATCACCATCTTGCCCGCCTCCAATTGATGACTGGCTATTATATAAGTGTTGACCTAAGCCCCTGCGCAGGGGCTCGGCTCCCGAACCGTACGTGAGCTGTCTCGTACGGCTCTTCCTAAGAACTTGAAGCCCCCTCTCTCTAAATAGAAAAAAATGCATTTACAAGACAAAAACACTTTTGCAAAAAGCCTTCGCCCGCCTATTCTATTCAACGGGGCTATTAGAGAAGCTGCTTCGTTCCTTGACTTCTTTTCTCAGTCAAGCTTCCTTGTTCCTTAGTGTAGTCTCGGTCCATAGTTTAAGACTCCGTTCCTTATAGCCTAGTCTATATCCACAGCTGACGTGACTCCGTACCGACGCCTTTCCCTTTGTATAGTATACGGCTAAGTGACTTCATAACCTCAACCTACTTTTTTGCTTACTGTAGCATAGGCCTTCGTCGGGCTTTCGTCCCTTCGCCTATAGACGGCGGCTTGGCTTCGCTATCGCTCATGACTTGGTATAGAGCCGTGTAGTCGTCGGTTTTACCACCGGAATGCCTATGAGATAGTGGTCGGCCTTTCGAATGCCTTCTTCCTTACTTTTCTTAGAAGCCCTTTACGACTATACTATAAAGGACAGGGGGGTGTTCACCTTTGGAAACTTAGCTACTTAAGTCCTTCTCAGAAAGTCAAAGTAAGGGCGAACGGCATTCTGTTCTACAGCTACAACACAACATAGAGTGTATTAATATGTATTATTGTATTAATATTAAACATCTTAATAGTAGAACTACTTTCGTACTACTAAACAAGGAAACCTTCGGTTCCCTTTGTAAACAACGCTTATTTTAGTTTACATTCAAACCAAAGTAAACCAAGCCTAAGCGGTCACGACATCTTGTTGATATTGATTGAGGAGTTTGATGGAGTTTAGCTGACTGAATCCATAAACCTAGAAAGTCGCCGTCACTTTTTTTTTATTTGAATTTGACTCTATAGGTAGGTATCGGCGGGGCTTGCGTAATGTAGTTGTAGTTAAGGCTGAAGTAGCGCTTTTTATTTGTGAAGATCTACTGAAGTACCAAAGGCGAACGGGGCTCCCAGGCCGGGACGTCTGGCAGAATGCTTGGCCTCCTGCGCTGGAAGCGAGACCCGAAGGGTGAGCTTATGGCGGTTAGCTTCTAGCACTAAATAATAGGCATTAGGCATTCTGAGCTGAAAGGAGGCAAGCAAATGAAGGGAGGCATTACGGGCCGACTACAAGAAAAGCAAAGCTTCGTAGACTCGGTCAAGTCGCTTATAGAATGCCGACGACTATTTTCCACAACATAAGTGAAGGGGAGAGGGAAGCGAGGCTTAGCGAGCTTTATAAGGCCGACCACTACATAAGCCGCTGGCGGAGAAAGCTCGAAGAGCTTCCCTTCATTCATTACTAAGCCAAGGTCCCAGGTCTCCGAGTCAGCCCGCGCTTTTTCGAAGAATCCTGCACCCATGGGCATACGGCCTGGCAGGCCTTCCCTTTCCGCCGGAGCTTCATGGGCGTTGCCCCGTTCCCCAATCAGATGTTTGGATGTGAGCTATACTCCGCGAGGAGCCAAACGGGCGTATGGCCTTGCCTTGCCATTTGACCTCTTTTCCCGTGTGACTAGGAATGCTCAGTGACAACCTCTCAATTGTCACCGCCTGGCCTCTCTTGCTACCACGGTAGCACCTAGTGTGGTCAGCACCAATCGTGTTCGGGCAACGAAGCTTACACTCATTCACATTGGTTCATCCTGCTATGCCCTGGGCCTTTTGCTCTTCTAACGTAAAAGGTGGCCGGCCATTCGTCAAGGCCCAGGAATCCGCTGGACATCTCAGCGGCGGGATTTGATACCCGCATCCGATCGAAGTTGCATTTTAGTGCTCCCCTAACATAAAAAAAAGGGGAGCTTTTTCGTTGTGGGTCGCTTCGCGCAAGACATTGCTTAGGACCAACGGGTCACACGACAGGTGCACGATCTACTTTGCACGTTCCATCCTTCAGCCCTTCGCCTATCGGCTTGGCAGGCAAGCTACCTTGATCCGTCTTCGGCTTCGATTCGTTACGCTCAGAAGCTCCAACAAGCCCTAAAGTCTCTTGCCACCTAAAACTCTGCCAAGAGAGCGCTGCTTTACGTTTGATCCTATGTACCCATAGAATGCTATGCGTTCTCCACTTTCGGATCTCGCAAAGAGAGAACGTGTTTTTTCCTCTGACTTTCTCTCTCATTCGCGGAGAGAAGAAAGCGGGCTTTGCTCCAGCTACCGCTATCCTTGGGAAACCAAAAGAGCTACCGAAGGAAAGGGATGCAGTCTCTCCCTTGGCCTTTGGAGAGGAGAGGGCAGAGAAGAAAACGTCCTTCGCGCAAGTTTCTTTGCTTCCTGCGTCCTTACTAGTATAAAAGGGGCTCTTCGACCAAGAAGGCATTCTGGTAGGAAGGCCGACCACTACATAAGTGGCCATCCGCCCAGGAGAGAAGCAAACTACCCTTTTTTGATCCCCCTTCCCGGGCAGGGAAGAGAACGAAAATGGACCGCAGATGGTAGTCGTGGTTGATTTTGATTCGAGGATCTTACGCGGCGGAGCGAACTCTTCTATCGTGTTGCATTGGCGGACCCCCCCCCGGGGGAACCATCGTACCGGAGCGATCCGAGAAGAGCGATTAGGCGCACGTTCTATCCTTTCTACAACGCCTATAGACTCAGTCTTTCGTTTCAGATCAATTCTTCGCTGCAATCGCTTCGATCCACCCCCTCGGTGAAAAACCGTAATACGCCCTGAGGAATTCCTACCAGCAGACTTCCCTGTACTCAAAGTGAATTGTCTAAGTGCTCTCCTTTGTCTCATTGTTTATCTCCTAATCATTCGATTCCGCCCCTACCTAAGGCTAGCTCCTACTCCTCCTCCTTCTCCTGACGGATAGGATCCTCCTTGGTCCTTTTTACATAACACTCTCGGCCGCCCAAGAGGACTGGCTATCTTTCTCTTTACTTACGCAATTTCTTTCTTTGTTGTTGAAGGAGTCTCTTCTTTTTTGGCTGCTCCCGCGACAAGTTCTTTTCGGTATTGTAATAATATTGCTTGCCACTCTTCGGTCCGGTAAACCAACTCCAACCAAGCCCAACACTTAAGACGGCACTACTTCAACATTCAATCGCACA
This DNA window, taken from Capsicum annuum cultivar Jeju mitochondrion, complete genome, encodes the following:
- the rpl10 gene encoding ribosomal protein L10, coding for MPFGRSLLQKKSLLRVSGEERSPEILISFHSSGSTSNQWRKLKNPWFPGRTLFRPSCFGTGKKKRFFAQLAHSAGPTCISYLAEEASDRLEFLPSWDSMDQDLLLLYGQYRSTLVDHMDVEKATNLDEIETSLFHFYLPSSYLCFVCSWEEFDLGIPPK
- the orf103f gene encoding hypothetical protein — encoded protein: MPMGAGFFEKARADSETWDLGLVMNEGKLFELSPPAAYVVVGLIKLAKPRFPLPFTYVVENSRRHSISDLTESTKLCFSCSRPVMPPFICLPPFSSECLMPII
- the rpl2 gene encoding ribosomal protein L2, which codes for MRQRRALRQFTLSTGKSAGRNSSGRITVFHRGGGSKRLQRRIDLKRKTESIGVVERIERAPNRSSRIAPVRWFPRGGVRQCNTIEEFAPPRKILESKSTTTTICGPFSFSSLPGKGDQKRVVCFSPGRMATYVVVGLPTRMPSWSKSPFYTSKDAGSKETCAKDVFFSALSSPKAKGETASLSFGSSFGFPRIAVAGAKPAFFSPRMREKVRGKNTFSLCEIRKWRTHSILWVHRIKRKAALSWQSFRWQETLGLVGASERNESKPKTDQGSLPAKPIGEGLKDGTCKVDRAPVTYIIASHQLEAGKMVMNCDWSKPSTSDLLRPAQNAHTD
- the orf130 gene encoding hypothetical protein, with the translated sequence MRSPLSDLAKRERVFSSDFLSHSRREESGLCSSYRYPWETKRATEGKGCSLSLGLWRGEGREENVLRASFFASCVLTSIKGALRPRRHSGRKADHYISGHPPRREANYPFLIPLPGQGRERKWTADGSRG